The Macaca fascicularis isolate 582-1 chromosome 5, T2T-MFA8v1.1 genome segment gtcccagctactggggaggctgaggcaggaggatcacttgaactcaggagacagaggctgcagtgagctgaggtcatgccactgcactccagcctgggtgacagaggaagaccctgtctccaaaaaaaaaaaaagaaaaagaaaaagatcagcaTAACTATCTTACAGACTACGTACTATACACATCTTTAAAGTTATGTAAGAATTACAGTGGAGCATATGGTTAAGGTGAGAAATAACTGTAGGAGGAGAGCAGAAAAAAGGAGCTTAGCGTGGTCTTAAACTGCTATACCAAGAAAAGGTATAGCTTCTACACTGCCTTTTGTGTAATGgatatgcaaaaatatttgttagataaCTGAGGAACTCTTAGTGGAGACTCATAAAAAGGACTTTATTGAAGGATCTTCTGGACCAACAAAGGATTTAAAGGAGGAGCAAAAAGTGATTCAGTACCTTTTTCAACCACATTAATAATTAGACTAACTTAATAGAGGCTGAGACGTGAAGAAACCATCTATTTCAGTGATGAGAAACCAATGCCTGAGTCTTTTAGCTCTTACAGGATTAAAGCAGAGTGGAAAGGCATTAGGAGAGGCATGTGAAATACTTCTCATTGAGAGGGTAACTGCATATGTCATTAAACAACACAATAATGGGCCTGAAAAGTTCATGATTTAACCAAGGCCACAGATCTAGTTAATGGCAGGGCAAAAATTAGAAGAATAAGGATTTCTTGAGCTCTAATCCAGCATCATACTATGcagtttcttcctcttcctgctctGATACAGAGGTTGCTAAAATAGAGCCCCATGATGTATTTTTATATAGCCCTCAATCTGAGACTGTttactactgttttttttttttctttttttttttttttttgagacagagtcttgctctgtcgccaggttggcgtgcagtggcgcagtcttggctcactgcaacctctgcctcctgggtccaagtgattctcctgcctcagcctccaagtagctgggactgtaggcgggtgccaccacgcctggctaatttttttgtatttttagtagagacaaagtttcaccatgttggccaggatggtcttgatcttttgaccccgtgatccgcccgcctcggcctcccaaagtgctaggattacaggtgtgagacacccatgcctggccttgtttacTATGTTTTTTAAGGGTtgtaaaaaaggaggaaaaatatgcAATAGAGACTGGATGTGGCTgtcaaagcctgaaatattttctatacGATCCTTTACAGAAAGTGTGTTAACCCTGCACTAAATACATTGTGATGCAGACTTTTCCACTGAAATACACTGATTTGGTTACCTCAGAAATCTGGAGGAAGTACCTCCAAAATAGCCTACTGAAACTTAGtgtatggatggatagatagagttttttttctttctttctttttttttagacaaggtctctgttgcccaggctagaatgcagtgctgtgatctcagttcactgcaacctcccaactccaaggttcaagcgattctcccacttcagcctcatgagtagctgggaccacaggtgtgcaccgccacacctggctttttttttcttttttgtatttgtagagatgggggtttgccatgttggccaggctggtttcaaactcctgacctcaagtgatccacccacctcagcctcccaaagtgctgggattataggcgtgagccactgtgcccagcttctgAAACttaaagtcactttttaaaaaattatgcaggTGGGTcacgtctataattccagcactttggaaggtgagGTGgctgaatcacttgagctcagggagttggagaccagcctgggtaacatggcgaaactgcctctctacaaaaaatacaaaacaattagcgcGGTGTGttggcgtgcctgtagtctcagtttctagggagggtgaggtgaaaggattgcttgtgagccgagatccagcccaggtgacagagcgagaccatgtctcaaaaaaaattatgcagTTTGACATGACTTCTGCATGATACATCAGTTTCTACATAAAATGCCACCCCATTCATCTTCTCCCCAGAAACTTCACATAAACCTAGTGCTTCCACAGATGATGTGCACTGTTATCCTGTTGCTAATCTTACCCTAATATACTGCTTTATGCTCGGATTTGAGCTCAGAAGTGGACCATTCTAGGGAAATATAGGAATAAATTCTTGTATTTAGAgaataatttcttgtattttgatATTGGAACTGTAAGTAGGCAAATACTGGAAATACAATTAGATgacagagtctgctctgttgcccaggctggagtgcagtagagccaTCTCATCTCACtggaaactctgcctcccaggctcaggtgatcctcccacctcgctcCCTCTAgaaactggggctacaggcacacaccaccacgccccagctaatttttgtatttttttgtagacagggttttgccacattgcccaggttggtcttgaacttctgggcttgagccatccacccccctcagcctcccaaagtgctgggattacaagtgtgagccactgtgccctggcaaaaattatttataaaggaTTTTGTATAACATGTTTAACCCATAGAAAATATTGTTGATCTTAATGAatggtaaaaagaagaaaatattatttgcagTCTCTGTtattggaagagaaagaaagctggAAGTAGactcttttatcttttaattcttcCTACATCTTGGATATTCCAACTCCTGAACAAAGACTACTATTCTAAACCAAACAAAACCTattcccttcccccagcccaaAAAACCCAGCCACCTCCTAAAATACATAGCTTTTGTAACTAGCAGTGAATAATAAATTGACCTTTTGTTATTGTGCTTCATTACTGGTTATACATTCTTTCATATGTATCAATgttgtaaaaaatataaatgagtaaACTGAATGAATTGTGAACCGGCTATGTGAACTTACATTATAatacctgtatttcatggatagtttattgttttaggttaaaaaaaaaaaaacgattcCCAAAACTTGTCTCCTAAGTTAcacctttttccttttcattgcttTATGGACTTTATGTTTCTACCACTTTAAGTCAGTTAATTTGAGAACTTTCTCTACTATTTGTTTTAGGACTTCATCTGACGAGCAAATAGGTATATGGGCTTTGGGTATTGGGTTAGgaataactaaaatttaaaatactaataaaattatttatatttttagcataTTTGAAATACCTTTAATTTTGGCTTTTACAGCTTTTATAATTCTTCAGGTGAAGTAAACGAGCAAGCActgaagaaaatattatcaaatgtCAAAAAGGTATTCTctaatttatctttcctttttttggtatTACTTGCTTTGTTTTTGGTTCTTAAAAACACACAGTACTTTGACAGAATTTTTAAGCAGTGTTTGACACCATGGTATCCTGTAAAGTCGGTAAGAAAAGGTTTGTTCTTCCCAGAAATTCAAAGCGGttgctctgaaaataaaattagtaattaaaaatattaattttgttctCATCCTTTGACtaatataattaacatttatctctttctcttgtgTTTCCACCATACCCCTTCCCGCTACCATTTATTCTGTGACCTAATCAGTTCTGTTATTTTACTTGGCtgtagttttttgggtttttttgctttgtttttttgagatggagtcttggctttgtcacccaggctgtagtgcagtggcatgatctcggctcactacaacctctgcctcctgtgttcaagcgattctcctgcctcagcctcccgagtagctgggattacaggcactcaccaccacacactgtgcctggcctcagttattatttttgatagataCTGCAGGGATGTTTCCTATATAGCACTGAATTTGGATCCTCTACAACATACTTCATGTTTGGTTAAAAGTTGTTGAATGATCAAAATGGATTTTTCCCCCAAATACAAAATTTTTTCAAGGCACTACTTTTTCTCTTAAAACtttgatttgaaaataaaaatagattaattgAAAGAtgtttcttggctgggcgcggtggctcacgcctttaatcccaatactttggttggctgaggagggtagatcacaaggtcaggagttccagaccagcctgaccaacgtggtgaaaccccgtctctactaaaaataaaaaaaaaaaaaaaaaaaaaaaaaagctgggtgtggtggcgcatgcctgtaatcccagctactcaggaggcagaggcaggagaatcagttgaacccgggaggcagaggttgcagtgagctgagatcatgccattgcactccagcctgggcaacagagccagactctgtctcaaaaaacgaaaaaaaaagatgtttctttcaaaaaatgtgtTTGGCTGAAAATGATTGTTCCCCCCCCCCAATCAATTtgagtatttaaaaatgtacctataaaaataccttatttttaaaaactaattttaatttcCTCAATTTAAATGTGCAGATATAAAATTTAGTTGCTGAAACTCATAGATCTATAAGCAAAGTGGTTGGTGTTCTCTTTGTCTTAAGTAAAGGAGAATTATTTTCCGAGTTAAAAAAAGGTCTAGTAATATAAACACATTTGCTTAGTATGTTGTAGTTTACAAAACCCTTTAATCTGATCTTAATCTTGAAACCAATTTTGTCAGGTAGGTGATATCAttcccatataaattttaggtaaAAGCTGTAGGGTTCAGTTTAACTTATTTAACAAACCAAGTGTCCATCCAGGCAATTAATTTGTTTTCAGGGAGTGATTGCCTTTTAAGTGAATCATTGGCAttgatatttttttcatttaaattttgacTAAAGATTAAGATTGCAAGATAGCAAATGCCATAAAAGAAACTACAGGAAGTCAAGAATTTACTTCTCCCTTTTAATCTATATTGATCAAAATTATACGCTTTTAAATGAATGGAAAGTAAGTcagtttgtatatttttttaagcaTATGATTAAGTGTATTCTTTGTTTATATATGCCCAAAATCTTTCtaaatattaagaaaaccattttaaggttgtttattttatttaattatagtaGTAAGACATATTGTAACTATTAAGatgtacattcttttttttttctgtatttcagaaTGTGGTAGGTTGGTACAAATTCCGTCGTCATTCAGATCAGATCATGACGTTTAGAGAGAGGCTGCTTCACAAAAACTTGCAGGAGCATTTTTCAAACCAAGACCTTGTTTTTCTGCTATTAACACCAAGTATAATAACAGAAAGCTGCTCTACTCATCGACTGGAACATTCCTTATATAAACCTCAAAAAGGGTAAATGTTGGCCAGTCATTGGCTGTATTaaactaatagaaaaatatatctagTATTTAGTAGTTTTTGCAGCTTACAAAGTGTTCTCATATATTGTCGCATCAGATTGTCACAATAACCCTCAGAAGTAGATCTTACCATCTGTTACTTTATAGGTGGGAAAATAATGGTCAGATAAGGAAATTAGAAGCCTAGTGTGGAATGATGACTTGTATTCTGGCACTGAAGATTTGCTCTTATTTACTATTTAAGGTGGAAAAAAACTTTATATTGATTGATAAAGGGTATAATTTAGAATTTAAGCCTAGATACTTGAGTAGCTTTTCTATAACTGAGCAAAGAAACAAAGTAGCTCTTGATGGTCCACTAAAATGAGTCTAACCAGGGACTCCCTACAGGTTGTATATAGTAAACTACATTTTCATAGAATATGAGAATTACATTAAAAGAGTACCAactaagaataattttattgttcATGGAAGATAGGGTAAATCTCAATGTTAATACTGCCTTATTTACACATGTACTAATCCAAGGAGCCATTAAACTGCTTTTCCACACCATTATACTAAGCACATTTCACAGCTTTACATGTCACCTGGGCccagtgtggtgactcacacctgtaatcccagcacttgggaggccaaggcagtaggatcactgagcaacataaggagacctcatctctacaaaaaacttaaaaattagtcgtgtgtggtgatgggcacctgtagtcccagctacttgggaggctgacgcaagaggattgcttgagcccgggaggttgaagctgcattattgagccatgattgcaccactccattgtagcctgggagacagagtgagacgctgtctcaaaaaaaaaaaaaaaaaaagcagttgtcTCAAGTCAGTAAATTCTATTTTGGATAAGCAGTAAAGAATGGGTTTTGGGgagcatattttttaaatcttgtagGGGACAAGTAGTCTATTCTAGCAGGTAGATactaatctttcttttcattctaaatttataaagttttattttgtcaGACTTTTTCACAGGGTACCTTTAGTGGTTGCCAATCTGGGCATGTCTGAACAACTAGGTTATAAAACTGTATCAGGTTCCTGTATGTCCACTGGTTTTAGCCGAGCAGTACAAACACACAGGTAAGATTCAACTGCTTTCTCACAAAACTTCTATTCAcctttgaaattaattttcttatttctcaaacaacagcagaataaaaatgaaagggaaaactAATCCATTACTCAAGTAAActaggctgtttttttttttttttttttttttttttttgagacggagtctcgctctgtcgcccaggctggagtgcagtggcacgatctcggctcactgcaagctccgcctcctgggctcatgccattctcctgcctcagcctcccgagtagctgggactacagtcacccgccactacaccccggtaatttttatttatttttattttttaatttttttgtattttttttttagtagagacggggtttcactgtgttagccaggatggtcttgatctcctgacctcgtgatccgcccgcctcggcctcccaaagtgctgggattacaggtgtgagccaccgcacctggccaactaGGCTGTTTTTACCTTCCTCATCCCCTCCTGTTAGTGCTTGTCTACTTACAAGATACAAAAAAGGTGGTGGttagtccaggcatggtggctcacacctgcaatcccagcactttgggaggctgaggcaggaggatctcttgagcttaggagttggaaactagcctgggcaacacagtgaaaccccatctctacaaaagaaattaaaaaaaaaaagtactgggaGGAGCTTGTTGCATATCCTGTTAATTTTAGCGTATCTATTCTAGGTGAGAATAAGTATATAgcctaaaaattataattttctaagGCAGTGGTTCAGATTAAAGGCTTCGAAATTAGATATTTGTAAAAATCAGACTTCACCCAAGACTTACTCATACTATAGGCTGCTTAGATATAACTTTCTTTGTGGCCATTAAAGAAGTAATGTCAAAAACAGCAATACTGGTAGTATAGGATACCTACTAGAGTGTAAACTTCGAGATTAAGGGGTTAGGTTTTACTTACTTACTTTTGTGTCCCCACAGTGCTACCAGTTTAAAAACTGAATACCATATTTCTTTGATTCTGAGGtacacattttcctgttttttttttttttttttttttgagacggagttttgctcatgttgcccaggctggggtgtaatggcatgatttcagctcactgcagtctctgcctcccaggttcaagcgattctcctgcctcagcctcctgagtagctgggattacaggcatgcaccaccatgcccagctaattttgtatttttttagtagagatggggtttctccgtgttggtcaggctggtctcaaactcccgacctcaggtgatccgcgcgcctcggcctcccaaagtgttgggattacaggcgtgagccaccacacctggcgagatgcacttttttcatatttatctctGACATTGGGATGTCTTACGAGTCATGCCTTCTTAGAattacttttttccttatttcatggataataaaataatgatgtctCTTTCAAGTAAAGGTAACTtgaattcagtaaaatatttaaaaaattgactctGGTTCCCATTGCCAATAGAgaccttttttccttccttcaatttttacctatttttatgCAATCTTCCCCCATCCCCTGCCCATCCTCGCCTTTTTGGGAGACCTGTCAATAGTACTTAGGAGGCTAAAATGTTTGCTAATGTGAAGATCAATGAAGTAGGTTTTGTGGTTGGTTTTTCTGCATACACATAGATTGACAAAATTATGGTTCCTACAAAACCAGTAAAAAGAATCTTCCATTGCTCCTTGACAATAAGTTTTTCACCTTATCATGAAAATGAGTTTTGTGTATTTGCCTGAGGAAATGGTAATTTTTTACAGCTCTAAATTTTTTGAAGAAGATGGATCCTTAAAGGAGGTACATAAGATAAATGAAATGTATGCTTCATTACAAGAGGAATTAAAGGTAAGTTAACAGATCAAACACTTCACTTCTAGATAGAGTTCATATCGAGTTAATGACTGACATTTTTTAGGGATAACCTGATATCTTGATTAGATTTATACAGTTATGTGTTGCTTAACGAGGGCTATACcttctgagaaatgtatcattaggcaatttcatcattgtgcaaacatatACTTAAACAAacctgtatttttactttttagttttcaCAGGGAAAACCAAATGTCCCCAAATTATTGAATATCAATCATTTCCCCTATTTGATCTGTAATGCCAATATCACGTGCTGTATATCAGCTTTCTATATGtgctccattataatcttgtgAGACCCCATCATAGATGCTGTCCCTTGTTGAACAAGATGTTGTTATTCCTTTAGCTTCATTGACTGAGACGTATTTCTTTAGCCGTAGTAACAAAGATTGCAATCTCAGTGGCTTACAACAACCATGGTGTGGTCTTGCTCACATTATATCTTGGCTGTAGCTCTATTCCTTTTCTGAATGTCACCTTCATCCGGGATCCAGGCTGAAGGAGCAGCCCTTATTTGGGACATGTTCTCATGGCATAAGGCAAACAGTAAGGAAGGTagtggagccaggcatggtggctgacgcttgtaatcccagcactttgggaggctgaggtgggcagatcacgaggtcaggagatcaagagcatcctggctaacacggtgaaaccccatctctattaaaaatacaaaaaaaggccgggcgcggtggctcacgcctgtaatcccagcactttgggaggccgaggccgaggcgggcggatcacaaggtcaggagatcgagaccatcctggctaacactgtgaaaccccgtctctactaaaaatgcaaaaaattagccgggcgaggcggcgggcgcctgtagtcccagctactcgggaggctgaggcaggagaatggcgtgaacccgggaggcggagcttgcagtgagctgagatcgggccactgcactccagcctgggcgactaagcaagactctgtctcaaaaaaaaaataataataaaataaaatacaaatacaaaaaaattaaccgggcatggcggcgggcgcctgtagtcccagctactcgggaggctgaggcaggagaatggtgtgaacccgggaggtggagcttgcagtgagccaagatcgtgccactgcactgcagcctgggtgatagagcaagactccatctcaaaaaaaaaaaaaaaaaaaagctaatggaAATTCACAACAGCCCTGAAAACTGTGCTTAAAATGGccatgtcacttccactcacatttcATTGACCTGAACACATCACATGGTAATAGGCAGGGATATATAATCCTTCTTACAGAATAGAGGGAAGTATATTTGATAACAGTATATACTTCCCTCTACTTCATGTGTCAGTTCTACTTCATGTGTCAGTTCAGGTCCTTTGAGAACTAGATGTCAAGATGGGATTATAAGTGCAGGAGATTTACTGGACCTGAGAAGGATAAAGAAGAGGAAGCAATAACAGGCATGAAGAGCCTTCAGACAACACTGCAAGTCTGACCCCTGCGAAAGGAGAGGGGGTAAGAGGACAAGTAGTTAGGAAGAGCCTCAGACTGCAGTGCCATTTTAAGGAAGTTCCACTAGGCTGATGGGGAGTGTTTGAGCAAAGTTGCCCAAAAATTGTTCTATAGGCATGGACTTGCACTAATACCTGCACTGTGCTTAGTCATTGGCTAGGAACAGCCCAGGGGAAGTGTGGCTTAAGAGCAAACACACTGGTAGATCCAAAGCTGGGGCTGTTAAGTCGACTATGCTTTCCCCAGTTGGAGATCTTAGTAAGGAGTATATTTCCATACTCCTTACTAAGCCACCATACTCATCAGTAGAGCACACTAACAGAAAAgcagttaaaatattttgattcgTATTACACTACTTTTTTCATATGAAACAGGAATTTTAGATGGTGAAAACATCCAGAATCTcacccttttatttattttttagagacagtgtcttgctctgttgcccaggctggagtgcaatggcatgatctcagctcactacaaccgccacctcttgggctcaagtgatcctcctctctcagcctccagaatagctgagaccacaggtgtgcaccactatgcccagcttttttttgtactttgtgtagagacagggtttcaccatgtttccaggctggtctccaacccctgagctcaaacaagccaccctccttggcctcccaaggtactgaagtactgggattacaggtgtgagccaccacatccagcctggaCTCTCACTATGTTAACATAACTATTTTCACTCTGCCATGTGCTCCAGTTTTTCcttaatatatgtatactttgATATAGTTGACAGTCACAGTGACATAAATTTgtgtcatgatttttaaaaaatttgatacATCAAACATTGTTCCTGTTGCTACATATTctttagttgttttgtttttgcattttttttttttttgtttgttttgagacagagtgtcagtatgtcgcccggactggagtgcaatggcgcgatcttggctcactgcaacctctgcctcccaggttcaagcgattctcttgcctcagcttcccaagtagctgagattacacacacccaccactatgccaggctaatttttgtatttttagtagagacggggttttgccatgttgcccgggctgctcTCGAAacccagacctcaggtgatccacctgcctcggcctcccaaagtacacaggtgtgagccaccatgcctggcctctttatttttaatggcaataTATTTCATAGAGCAATGTTATGGAAAAATATCAACTTGGGCTAAAATAGGGAATGTAACGTAGAGGTATATCATAAGAACTATAAGCAGAAAGCAGCTGAACTTTAGGAAGGAATTGTAACCAGGAGCTAGAAagccaatagaactttctgtctGCACATTGTTATCCTTCCAGACgtttttgtttcttcatccaCTGGCAGGCCAGAAAACAGCCAACCTATAGCTCCTGCATTTAGATGTCTTCTAGAGCATAAGATTTGCCAATTGGCtatgtgatacctccagattgCCAGGCAAGAATCTAATTGGTTCTGTTTGGGTCAGCTCGGGTGAAAGATGGGTACAGGGGTAACTGGCAAAACTCTTATGTCAAGGCAAAAAGTTTGTAAAAAGTAGGCTTGGCAGACATCCTAAAAAGTGTCCACTAAAACTGGCAAAACAACTATTAGCCTACAATtggaaattagtttttttttttaaatgttctcccctcccccagttgTTTTATGTTATACTAAGAAACATCatcttatatttttgttgttattaagaTATATTCCCGAATGGAATTATGGCATCAAAAGTTATTGGTATTCATACTTTTAAAACTAAAGACACACAGAACTGATCTGCTTTTCAAAAGTAGTGTGTCTTACAGGAAAAACTCTTCAATAGTATCCTTTCATAATAGTAAAAGTCACTTTGTTTTCACTTACTGTGAGTTTCTTAGTGTTAAATGTATGCAGTAACTCtgcatctgtattttttgtttcaaagtttttttgtttttttttttgagacagggtctcactgtattgcccaggctggagtacagtggtgtgatttcggctcactgcaacctctgcttcctgggctcaagcaattcacgtgcctcagcctcccgagtagctgggactacaggcatgcatcaccacacctggataattttttatatttttagtagagatggggt includes the following:
- the ABRAXAS1 gene encoding BRCA1-A complex subunit Abraxas 1 isoform X3, encoding MEGESTSAVLSGFVLGALAFQHLNTDSDTEGFLLGEVKGEAKNSITDSQMDDVEVVYTIDVQKYIPCYQLFSFYNSSGEVNEQALKKILSNVKKNVVGWYKFRRHSDQIMTFRERLLHKNLQEHFSNQDLVFLLLTPSIITESCSTHRLEHSLYKPQKGLFHRVPLVVANLGMSEQLGYKTVSGSCMSTGFSRAVQTHSSKFFEEDGSLKEVHKINEMYASLQEELKSICKKVEDSEQAVDKLVKDVNRLKREIEKRKRAQIQAAQTGFHHVGQADLQLLTSSDPPASASQNAGIIGVSHYARPFLCF